In Synechococcus sp. RS9909, one genomic interval encodes:
- a CDS encoding DUF1830 domain-containing protein, protein MGDYLYTNSTPKMVVLKCIGENHFYLEKVILPSETYWFNAPEESRVEIWQMAINGQLLSVRADVSDFAANASDPELASNAMASPFHQAVA, encoded by the coding sequence ATGGGCGACTACCTCTACACCAACAGCACCCCAAAAATGGTGGTGCTGAAGTGTATCGGTGAAAACCACTTTTATCTCGAAAAGGTGATCCTGCCGTCGGAGACCTATTGGTTCAACGCTCCGGAGGAATCGCGGGTGGAGATCTGGCAGATGGCGATCAATGGCCAACTGCTCAGCGTCCGCGCGGACGTGAGTGACTTCGCCGCCAATGCCAGTGACCCCGAACTGGCCTCGAACGCGATGGCCTCTCCGTTCCATCAGGCCGTGGCCTGA